The Cronobacter sakazakii genome has a window encoding:
- a CDS encoding SDR family oxidoreductase — translation MSTALITGCSSGFGLATAQLFLDKGWNVIATMRTPDSSLFPESDRLTILPLDITSEESIRAVVKRAGAIDLLVNNAGVGAPVPVELTPLATAQQLMNTNVLGTLLLTQAFLPQMREQKSGVIINVSSSVTTKAMPLIGLYRASKAALNAWSESLALEVRPFGIRVHVVLPGRSPETKFGENARAYFGGQDDRVYGEMVNEFIRMAGDAASPVTHADDVANAIFTVACDQNALLYTVAGEDALQFLKEAQQRSPFAC, via the coding sequence ATGTCAACTGCACTGATTACCGGATGCTCTTCAGGTTTTGGGCTGGCCACAGCACAACTTTTTTTAGACAAAGGCTGGAATGTGATTGCCACCATGAGAACGCCCGATTCGTCGCTTTTTCCTGAAAGTGACAGGCTGACAATTTTGCCGCTGGATATTACGTCTGAGGAGAGTATTCGTGCCGTGGTGAAAAGGGCGGGCGCGATCGATCTGCTGGTGAATAATGCAGGCGTCGGCGCGCCGGTCCCGGTTGAACTGACGCCGCTTGCCACCGCGCAGCAGTTAATGAACACCAATGTTCTGGGCACGCTGTTATTGACTCAGGCCTTTCTCCCGCAAATGAGAGAACAAAAATCAGGGGTAATCATCAATGTGTCGTCTTCTGTCACCACCAAAGCGATGCCGCTGATTGGGCTTTATCGCGCCAGTAAAGCGGCGCTGAATGCCTGGAGCGAGTCATTAGCCCTTGAGGTTCGCCCCTTTGGTATTCGCGTTCATGTGGTGTTACCGGGGCGCTCGCCCGAAACGAAGTTTGGCGAAAATGCGCGGGCATATTTTGGCGGGCAGGACGATCGGGTGTACGGCGAGATGGTAAATGAATTTATCCGCATGGCGGGCGATGCCGCCTCGCCCGTGACGCACGCAGACGATGTGGCGAATGCCATTTTCACTGTGGCTTGCGATCAAAACGCGCTGCTATACACCGTGGCGGGTGAAGATGCCCTGCAATTTCTTAAAGAGGCGCAGCAGCGTTCACCGTTTGCTTGCTAA
- the purU gene encoding formyltetrahydrofolate deformylase — MQALQRKVLRTICPDQKGLIARITNICYKHELNIVQNNEFVDHRTGRFFMRTELEGIFNDATLLADLDSALPAGSVRELNPAGRRRIVILVTKEAHCLGDLLMKANYGGLDVDIAAVIGNHETLRPLVERFDIPFELVSHEGLTREAHDKQMADAIAAHEPDYVVLAKYMRVLTPDFVARFPNKIINIHHSFLPAFIGARPYHQAYERGVKIIGATAHYVNDNLDEGPIIMQDVIHVDHTYTAEDMMRAGRDVEKNVLSRALYQVLAQRVFVYGNRTIIL; from the coding sequence ATGCAAGCATTACAACGTAAAGTACTGCGTACCATCTGCCCGGATCAGAAAGGGCTCATCGCGCGCATCACCAATATTTGCTACAAGCACGAGCTGAACATTGTGCAGAACAATGAGTTCGTCGATCACCGCACCGGCCGCTTTTTTATGCGTACCGAGCTGGAAGGAATTTTTAACGACGCCACACTGCTTGCCGATCTCGACAGCGCTCTGCCTGCAGGTTCCGTTCGCGAGCTGAACCCGGCCGGACGCCGCCGCATCGTCATTCTGGTGACCAAAGAGGCGCACTGCCTCGGTGATTTGCTGATGAAAGCCAACTACGGCGGTCTGGATGTCGACATCGCTGCGGTCATCGGCAACCATGAAACGCTGCGCCCGCTGGTTGAGCGTTTCGATATTCCGTTTGAACTGGTAAGCCATGAAGGGCTGACCCGCGAAGCACACGATAAACAGATGGCAGACGCCATCGCGGCGCACGAGCCGGATTACGTGGTTCTCGCGAAATACATGCGCGTCCTGACCCCAGATTTCGTCGCCCGCTTCCCGAACAAGATAATTAATATTCATCACTCGTTCCTGCCGGCGTTTATTGGCGCGCGCCCTTATCACCAGGCCTACGAGCGCGGCGTGAAAATTATTGGCGCGACCGCGCACTATGTGAATGACAATCTGGATGAAGGTCCGATCATCATGCAGGACGTGATTCATGTGGATCACACGTATACCGCCGAAGATATGATGCGCGCGGGCCGTGACGTTGAGAAAAACGTGCTCAGCCGCGCCCTGTATCAGGTGCTGGCTCAGCGCGTGTTTGTTTACGGTAACCGCACGATTATTCTGTAA
- a CDS encoding YchJ family protein gives MSQLCPCGSALEYSLCCQPYLSGNKSAALASQLMRSRYCAFVMKNAEYLIKTWHPACQADRFRADIEAGFAHTQWLGLTIFEEAPGHTENEAYVSFVARFQENGKSGAIIERSRFLSEQGRWYYIDGTRPVFGRNDPCPCGSGKKFKKCCGQ, from the coding sequence GTGTCGCAACTTTGTCCTTGCGGTAGCGCTCTGGAGTATAGCCTATGTTGCCAGCCTTATCTTTCTGGTAACAAGAGCGCAGCCCTGGCATCACAGCTTATGCGCTCTCGCTACTGCGCTTTCGTGATGAAAAATGCGGAGTATTTGATAAAGACCTGGCATCCCGCCTGCCAGGCAGACCGTTTTCGCGCCGATATTGAAGCGGGTTTTGCCCATACACAGTGGCTTGGCCTGACGATTTTTGAAGAAGCGCCTGGTCATACCGAAAACGAAGCGTACGTCAGTTTTGTGGCGCGTTTCCAGGAAAATGGCAAATCGGGCGCAATTATCGAGCGGTCGCGTTTTCTCAGTGAACAGGGCCGCTGGTACTATATCGACGGCACCCGTCCGGTTTTCGGGCGCAACGATCCGTGCCCGTGCGGTTCCGGGAAAAAATTTAAAAAGTGTTGCGGGCAATAA
- the rssB gene encoding two-component system response regulator RssB, translated as MTQPLAGKQILIVEDEAVFRSMLDAWLSSLGAQTHLAEDGVDVLEQMHDAAPDLLICDLEMPRMNGLKLIERLRNDGNQTPILVISATDNMADIAKALRLGVQDVLLKPVKDFNRLRETVYACLYPNMFNSRVEEEERLFQDWDALVNNPHAAAKLLKELQPPVQQVMSHCRVNYRQLVAADELGLVLDIAPISDNDLAFYCLDVTRAGDNGVLAALLLRALFNGLLQEQLSQQRQRLPELGALLKQVNQLLRQANLYGQFPLLVGYYHSELKNLILVSAGLNATLNTGDNQIQLSNGVPLGTLGNTYLNQISQRCEAWQCQVWGAGGRLRLMLSAE; from the coding sequence ATGACGCAACCATTAGCCGGCAAACAGATCCTCATCGTTGAAGATGAAGCCGTTTTTCGTTCAATGCTTGATGCATGGCTATCATCGCTGGGCGCGCAGACCCATCTTGCTGAAGATGGCGTTGACGTGCTGGAGCAAATGCACGACGCCGCGCCCGATCTGCTGATTTGCGATCTGGAAATGCCGCGCATGAATGGCCTGAAGCTGATCGAGCGTCTGCGCAACGACGGCAATCAAACCCCGATTCTGGTCATCTCCGCGACGGACAATATGGCGGATATCGCCAAAGCGCTGCGCCTTGGCGTGCAGGACGTGCTGCTAAAACCCGTCAAAGATTTTAACCGGCTGCGTGAAACCGTTTACGCCTGTCTCTATCCCAACATGTTTAATTCGCGGGTTGAGGAAGAAGAGCGGTTGTTTCAGGACTGGGACGCGCTGGTCAATAATCCTCACGCCGCCGCGAAGCTGCTGAAAGAGTTGCAGCCGCCGGTGCAGCAGGTGATGTCGCACTGCCGGGTGAATTATCGCCAGTTAGTCGCCGCGGATGAACTGGGACTGGTGCTGGATATTGCGCCAATTTCCGACAACGACCTGGCGTTTTATTGCCTGGATGTGACGCGCGCTGGCGACAACGGCGTGCTGGCCGCGCTGTTATTACGCGCATTATTTAATGGTTTGCTTCAGGAACAACTCTCGCAACAGCGGCAGCGTTTACCCGAGCTTGGGGCTTTACTTAAGCAGGTAAATCAATTGTTGCGCCAGGCAAATTTGTACGGGCAATTTCCTTTGCTGGTCGGTTATTACCACAGCGAATTAAAAAACCTCATATTAGTCTCAGCCGGTCTTAACGCGACGTTAAATACCGGAGATAACCAAATTCAGCTCAGTAATGGTGTCCCTTTGGGCACTCTGGGTAATACTTACTTAAATCAAATCAGCCAGCGCTGCGAAGCCTGGCAGTGTCAGGTCTGGGGTGCAGGTGGTCGCTTAAGACTCATGTTGTCTGCAGAATGA
- the galU gene encoding UTP--glucose-1-phosphate uridylyltransferase GalU, with the protein MAAINSKVKKAVIPVAGLGTRMLPATKAIPKEMLPLVDKPLIQYVVNECIAAGITEIVLVTHSSKNSIENHFDTSFELEAMLEKRVKRQLLEEVQSICPPHVTIMQVRQGLAKGLGHAVMCAHPVVGNEPVAVILPDVILDEFESDLSQDNLAEMIKRFDETGRSQIMVEPVEDVTAYGVVDCQGAQLQPGDSVPMVGIVEKPKADVAPSNLAVVGRYVLGADIWPLLAKTPPGAGDEIQLTDSIAMLMDKETVEAYHMKGKSHDCGNKLGYMQAFVEYGIRHNTLGEEFKAWLNDTVGDKK; encoded by the coding sequence ATGGCTGCCATTAATTCGAAAGTGAAAAAAGCAGTAATCCCTGTTGCGGGATTAGGAACCAGGATGTTGCCGGCCACTAAGGCGATTCCAAAAGAGATGCTGCCGCTGGTGGATAAACCGTTAATTCAGTATGTGGTTAATGAGTGTATTGCCGCTGGCATTACTGAGATTGTTCTGGTCACTCACTCCTCAAAAAATTCCATCGAAAACCACTTCGATACCAGTTTTGAACTCGAAGCGATGCTGGAAAAACGCGTGAAGCGCCAGCTGCTGGAAGAAGTGCAGTCTATCTGCCCGCCGCACGTGACCATCATGCAGGTGCGTCAGGGCCTCGCAAAAGGTCTGGGCCATGCGGTGATGTGCGCGCATCCGGTTGTCGGCAACGAGCCGGTAGCGGTCATTCTGCCAGACGTTATTCTCGATGAATTTGAATCCGACCTCTCCCAGGACAACCTGGCAGAAATGATCAAACGTTTCGATGAGACTGGCCGCAGCCAGATCATGGTTGAGCCGGTAGAAGACGTGACTGCCTACGGCGTGGTGGACTGCCAGGGCGCGCAACTGCAGCCGGGCGACAGCGTACCGATGGTGGGCATCGTTGAGAAACCGAAAGCCGACGTGGCACCGTCCAACCTCGCGGTTGTTGGTCGTTACGTGCTCGGCGCTGATATCTGGCCTCTGCTGGCGAAAACGCCTCCGGGAGCAGGTGATGAGATCCAGCTGACCGACTCCATCGCGATGCTGATGGATAAAGAAACCGTCGAGGCGTACCACATGAAAGGCAAAAGCCACGATTGCGGTAACAAACTGGGTTACATGCAGGCCTTTGTGGAATACGGAATTCGCCACAATACGCTGGGTGAAGAGTTCAAAGCCTGGCTTAACGACACCGTCGGCGACAAGAAGTAA
- a CDS encoding UDP-glucose dehydrogenase family protein has protein sequence MKVTVFGIGYVGLVQAAVLAEVGHDVMCIDVDANKVENLKKGVIPIYEPGLTPLVKKNYEEGRLHFSTDAAEGVNHGVMQFIAVGTPPDEDGSADLKYVTAVARTIAQHMTSHKVVLDKSTVPVGTADKVRQVMSETLKARGVDFPFDVVSNPEFLKEGAAVADCMRPERIVVGTDNDDVVELLRELYEPFNRNHDRMILMDIRSAELTKYAANCMLATKISFMNEISNLAERLGADVEKVRQGIGSDSRIGYHFIYPGCGYGGSCFPKDVQALIRTAEHIGYVPRLLKAVEDVNNDQKMKLPEFIRRHFGENLEGKTFAVWGLSFKPNTDDMREASSRVLMEELWKHGATVQAYDPEAMDETQRIYGHRADLRLMGTKEAALQGADALIICTEWQAFRAPDFDFIKNSLKEPVIFDGRNLYDPARLSKRGFVYYAIGRGASINIA, from the coding sequence ATGAAAGTAACCGTATTTGGTATTGGCTATGTGGGGCTGGTACAGGCCGCTGTACTGGCGGAAGTTGGTCATGACGTTATGTGTATTGACGTCGACGCCAACAAGGTTGAAAACCTGAAGAAAGGGGTTATCCCTATCTATGAACCAGGCCTCACGCCGCTGGTGAAGAAAAACTACGAAGAAGGGCGTCTGCATTTCAGCACCGACGCCGCAGAAGGCGTAAACCACGGCGTGATGCAGTTTATCGCCGTAGGCACGCCGCCTGATGAGGACGGCTCTGCCGACCTGAAATATGTCACCGCCGTGGCGCGCACTATCGCCCAGCATATGACCAGCCATAAAGTCGTGCTGGATAAATCTACCGTTCCGGTTGGCACGGCGGATAAAGTGCGTCAGGTAATGAGCGAAACGCTGAAAGCGCGCGGTGTGGATTTCCCGTTCGATGTGGTTTCCAACCCCGAATTCCTCAAAGAGGGTGCCGCGGTTGCCGACTGCATGCGTCCTGAGCGTATCGTGGTTGGGACGGACAACGACGACGTGGTCGAACTGCTGCGTGAGTTGTATGAGCCGTTCAACCGCAATCACGATCGCATGATCCTGATGGATATCCGCAGCGCCGAGCTGACGAAATATGCCGCCAACTGCATGCTGGCAACCAAAATCAGCTTCATGAACGAGATCTCAAACCTGGCTGAGCGCCTGGGCGCGGATGTCGAGAAAGTGCGTCAGGGCATCGGCTCCGATTCCCGTATCGGCTACCACTTTATCTATCCTGGCTGCGGCTACGGCGGCTCCTGCTTCCCGAAAGACGTTCAGGCGCTGATCCGCACTGCTGAGCATATCGGTTATGTGCCGCGCCTGCTGAAAGCGGTAGAAGACGTCAACAACGATCAGAAGATGAAGCTGCCAGAATTTATTCGTCGTCATTTCGGCGAGAATCTGGAAGGTAAAACCTTCGCGGTCTGGGGGCTTTCTTTCAAACCAAATACTGACGATATGCGCGAAGCCTCAAGCCGCGTGCTGATGGAAGAGCTGTGGAAACATGGCGCCACCGTTCAGGCTTACGATCCGGAAGCGATGGATGAAACCCAGCGTATTTACGGTCACCGTGCAGACTTACGTTTGATGGGCACCAAAGAAGCGGCGCTGCAGGGCGCGGACGCGTTGATTATCTGCACCGAGTGGCAGGCATTCCGCGCGCCGGATTTTGATTTCATCAAAAATTCCCTGAAAGAACCGGTTATCTTTGATGGCCGTAACCTGTATGATCCGGCAAGGCTCAGCAAACGCGGCTTTGTTTATTATGCAATCGGCCGTGGAGCATCCATTAACATTGCATAA
- a CDS encoding NAD-dependent epimerase: MKFLVTGAAGFIGFHVSERLLAAGHQVIGIDNLNDYYDVNLKLARLNLLKQHTAFYFEKIDLADRQAMETLFAQHQPQRVIHLAAQAGVRYSLENPHAYADANLTGHLNVLEGCRHHKVEHLLYASSSSVYGLNRKMPFSTDDSVDHPVSLYAATKKANELMSHTYSHLYGLPTTGLRFFTVYGPWGRPDMALFKFTQAIVKGSSIDVYNHGQMRRDFTYIDDIAEAIVRLQDVIPQADPQWTVENGSPATSSAPYRVYNIGNSSPVALMDYISALEIALGKEAQKNMLPMQPGDVLETSADTSALYEVIGFKPQTSVEEGVKRFVTWYKAFYNVEA, translated from the coding sequence ATGAAATTTCTGGTTACCGGCGCAGCGGGCTTTATTGGTTTTCATGTTAGCGAACGTCTGCTGGCAGCCGGTCACCAGGTTATCGGTATCGATAACCTGAATGACTATTATGACGTCAACCTCAAACTTGCCCGCCTCAATCTTCTTAAACAACACACTGCTTTTTATTTCGAAAAAATTGATCTGGCAGACCGTCAGGCAATGGAAACGTTATTTGCACAGCATCAGCCGCAACGCGTCATTCATCTTGCCGCACAGGCTGGCGTGCGTTATTCACTGGAAAATCCACATGCCTATGCGGATGCCAACCTGACCGGGCATTTAAACGTGCTGGAAGGTTGCCGCCACCATAAGGTTGAGCATTTATTATACGCATCTTCCAGCTCCGTTTACGGTCTTAACCGTAAAATGCCATTTTCTACTGACGACTCTGTCGATCATCCGGTTTCTTTATATGCGGCGACCAAAAAAGCCAATGAGCTGATGTCGCATACTTATTCGCATCTGTATGGCTTGCCGACCACAGGGCTGCGCTTTTTCACCGTATATGGCCCCTGGGGGCGTCCGGATATGGCGCTCTTTAAATTTACGCAGGCAATTGTCAAAGGCAGCAGCATTGATGTTTATAATCACGGCCAGATGCGACGCGATTTTACTTATATCGACGATATTGCTGAGGCGATTGTCCGGTTGCAGGATGTTATTCCGCAGGCAGACCCGCAGTGGACCGTAGAAAACGGTTCTCCGGCCACCAGTTCCGCGCCGTACCGTGTTTATAATATCGGCAACAGTTCTCCCGTTGCGTTAATGGATTATATTTCCGCCCTGGAAATAGCGCTGGGCAAAGAAGCGCAGAAAAATATGCTGCCGATGCAACCGGGTGATGTGCTTGAGACGAGTGCCGACACCTCCGCACTCTATGAGGTGATCGGGTTTAAGCCGCAGACCAGCGTGGAAGAGGGCGTTAAACGCTTTGTGACGTGGTATAAAGCGTTTTATAACGTAGAGGCGTAG
- the hns gene encoding histone-like nucleoid-structuring protein H-NS has protein sequence MSEALKILNNIRTLRAQARECTLETLEEMLEKLEVVVNERREEESAAAAEIEERTRKLQQYREMLIADGIDPNELLNSMSAAKTGTKAKRAARPAKYRYTDENGESKTWTGQGRTPAVIKKAIDEQGKQLDDFLIKD, from the coding sequence ATGAGCGAAGCACTTAAAATTCTGAACAACATCCGTACTCTTCGTGCACAGGCGAGAGAATGTACTCTGGAAACTCTGGAAGAGATGCTGGAGAAATTAGAAGTGGTTGTAAATGAGCGCCGTGAAGAAGAAAGCGCTGCCGCTGCGGAAATCGAAGAACGTACTCGCAAATTACAGCAGTACCGTGAAATGCTGATTGCTGACGGTATTGATCCGAATGAATTACTGAACAGCATGTCTGCCGCTAAAACCGGTACTAAAGCTAAACGTGCTGCACGTCCGGCCAAATATCGTTATACCGACGAAAACGGCGAAAGCAAAACCTGGACCGGCCAGGGCCGCACGCCTGCCGTGATCAAAAAAGCAATCGACGAGCAAGGCAAACAGCTGGACGATTTCCTGATCAAGGATTAA
- the tdk gene encoding thymidine kinase — protein MAQLYFYYSAMNAGKSTALLQSSYNYQERGMRTLVYTAEIDDRFGAGKVSSRIGLSSPARLYNAHTSLFEDIRDAHQEAPVHCVLVDESQFLTRDQVYALSEVVDKLDIPVLCYGLRTDFRGELFGGSQYLLAWSDKLVELKTVCFCGRKAGMVLRLDHEGRPYNEGEQVVIGGNERYVSVCRKHYKEALEKGSLKAIQGR, from the coding sequence ATGGCGCAACTTTATTTTTACTATTCGGCGATGAATGCCGGTAAATCTACAGCATTACTCCAGTCTTCATATAACTACCAGGAAAGGGGAATGCGTACCCTTGTTTATACCGCGGAAATTGATGATCGTTTTGGCGCAGGAAAGGTGAGTTCCCGTATAGGATTATCCTCGCCAGCAAGACTTTATAATGCGCATACGTCTTTATTTGAAGATATTCGCGATGCGCATCAGGAAGCCCCCGTTCATTGCGTGCTGGTGGATGAAAGTCAGTTTCTGACCCGCGATCAGGTTTACGCCCTTTCTGAAGTCGTCGATAAGCTGGATATACCCGTGCTCTGTTATGGCCTGCGTACGGATTTTCGTGGTGAACTCTTTGGAGGAAGCCAGTATTTGCTGGCATGGTCTGACAAACTGGTAGAGCTGAAAACCGTCTGCTTTTGCGGTCGTAAAGCGGGCATGGTGCTCCGTCTCGACCATGAGGGCCGGCCTTATAATGAAGGCGAACAGGTCGTCATTGGTGGTAATGAGCGTTATGTGTCGGTGTGTCGTAAGCATTATAAAGAAGCCCTGGAAAAGGGCTCCTTAAAAGCGATTCAGGGCCGCTAA
- the adhE gene encoding bifunctional acetaldehyde-CoA/alcohol dehydrogenase — MAVTNVAELNALVERVKKAQREYANFTQEQVDKIFRAAALAAADARIPLAKMAVAESGMGIVEDKVIKNHFASEYIYNAYKDEKTCGILDEDDTFGTITIAEPIGIICGIVPTTNPTSTAIFKSLISLKTRNAIIFSPHPRAKDATNKAADIVLQAAIAAGAPKDLIGWIDQPSVELSNALMHHPDINLILATGGPGMVKAAYSSGKPAIGVGAGNTPVVIDETADIKRAVASILMSKTFDNGVICASEQSVIVVDSVYDAVRERFASHGGYLLQGAELKAVQNIILKNGALNAAIVGQPAVKIAEMAGITVPSSTKILIGEVSLVDESEPFAHEKLSPTLAMYRAKDFEDAVEKAEKLVAMGGIGHTSCLYTDQDNQPARVTFFGDKMKTARILINTPASQGGIGDLYNFKLAPSLTLGCGSWGGNSISENVGPKHLINKKTVAKRAENMLWHKLPKSIYFRRGSLPIALDEVITDGHKRAMIVTDRFLFNNGYADQITSVLKAAGVETEVFFEVEADPTLSVVRKGAELMNSFKPDVIIALGGGSPMDAAKIMWVMYEHPETHFEELALRFMDIRKRIYKFPKMGVKAKMIAVTTTSGTGSEVTPFAVVTDDETGQKYPLADYALTPDMAIVDANLVMDMPKSLCAFGGLDAVTHALEAYVSVLASEFSDGQALQALKLLKENLPASYHEGSKNPVARERVHSAATIAGIAFANAFLGVCHSMAHKLGSQFHIPHGLANALLISNVIRYNANDNPTKQTAFSQYDRPQARRRYAEVADHLGLTAPGDRTAAKIEKLLAWLESIKAELGIPKSIREAGVQEADFLAHVDKLSEDAFDDQCTGANPRYPLIAELKQILLDSFYGREYKEGAEAVKAEAAPVAKADKKAKKTV, encoded by the coding sequence ATGGCTGTTACTAATGTCGCTGAACTAAACGCCCTCGTCGAGCGCGTCAAAAAAGCCCAGCGTGAATATGCCAACTTCACCCAAGAACAGGTTGACAAAATCTTCCGCGCCGCCGCTCTGGCCGCTGCAGATGCTCGAATCCCCCTCGCTAAAATGGCCGTTGCCGAATCCGGAATGGGTATCGTCGAAGATAAAGTGATCAAAAACCACTTTGCTTCTGAATATATCTACAACGCCTATAAAGACGAGAAAACCTGCGGCATTCTCGACGAAGATGACACCTTTGGTACGATTACCATCGCTGAACCTATCGGCATCATCTGCGGTATCGTTCCGACCACTAACCCAACGTCTACCGCCATTTTCAAATCGCTTATCAGCCTGAAAACCCGTAACGCGATCATTTTCTCTCCGCATCCGCGTGCGAAAGATGCAACTAATAAGGCAGCGGATATCGTGCTGCAAGCCGCTATCGCTGCAGGCGCGCCGAAAGATCTGATCGGCTGGATTGATCAGCCTTCCGTTGAGCTGTCTAACGCGCTGATGCATCACCCGGATATCAACCTGATTCTGGCCACCGGTGGCCCGGGCATGGTGAAAGCAGCGTACAGCTCCGGTAAACCTGCTATCGGTGTAGGTGCTGGTAACACACCGGTGGTTATCGACGAAACAGCCGATATCAAACGCGCTGTCGCTTCTATCCTGATGTCTAAGACGTTTGATAACGGCGTTATCTGTGCCTCTGAACAGTCTGTCATCGTTGTTGATTCTGTTTATGATGCGGTGCGCGAACGTTTCGCGAGCCACGGCGGCTACCTGCTGCAGGGCGCGGAACTGAAAGCCGTGCAGAATATCATTCTGAAGAATGGCGCGCTGAACGCGGCTATCGTAGGTCAGCCGGCGGTAAAAATCGCCGAGATGGCAGGCATCACTGTGCCGTCCAGCACTAAGATCCTGATTGGCGAAGTCTCTCTGGTGGATGAAAGCGAACCGTTCGCTCATGAGAAACTCTCTCCGACCCTCGCCATGTATCGCGCGAAAGATTTCGAAGATGCTGTAGAAAAAGCGGAAAAACTGGTTGCGATGGGTGGTATCGGTCATACCTCTTGCCTGTACACCGACCAGGATAACCAACCGGCTCGCGTCACTTTCTTCGGCGATAAAATGAAAACCGCGCGTATCCTTATCAACACGCCGGCTTCTCAGGGTGGTATCGGGGATCTCTACAACTTCAAGCTGGCGCCGTCTCTGACGCTGGGTTGCGGCTCCTGGGGTGGTAACTCCATCTCTGAAAACGTTGGTCCGAAACACCTGATCAACAAGAAAACCGTTGCTAAGCGAGCTGAAAACATGTTGTGGCATAAACTTCCGAAATCTATCTACTTCCGTCGCGGCTCACTGCCGATTGCGCTGGATGAAGTGATTACTGATGGTCACAAACGCGCCATGATCGTGACTGACCGCTTCCTGTTCAACAACGGTTATGCCGACCAGATCACCTCCGTACTGAAAGCGGCTGGTGTTGAAACTGAAGTGTTCTTTGAAGTAGAAGCTGACCCGACCCTGAGCGTGGTTCGCAAAGGCGCTGAGCTGATGAACTCCTTTAAACCGGACGTTATCATCGCGCTCGGTGGTGGCTCCCCGATGGATGCCGCGAAAATCATGTGGGTCATGTACGAACACCCGGAAACCCACTTCGAAGAACTGGCGCTGCGCTTTATGGATATCCGTAAACGTATCTACAAGTTCCCGAAAATGGGCGTGAAAGCGAAAATGATCGCCGTCACCACCACTTCCGGTACCGGTTCTGAAGTCACGCCGTTTGCGGTGGTTACCGACGACGAAACCGGTCAGAAATATCCGCTGGCGGACTACGCCCTGACCCCGGATATGGCGATTGTCGATGCCAACCTGGTGATGGATATGCCGAAGTCACTCTGCGCCTTCGGTGGTCTGGATGCGGTCACTCACGCGCTGGAAGCTTACGTTTCTGTACTGGCATCTGAATTCTCCGATGGTCAGGCGCTTCAGGCACTGAAACTGCTGAAAGAAAACCTGCCGGCGTCTTACCATGAAGGTTCGAAAAACCCGGTTGCGCGTGAACGTGTTCACAGTGCTGCGACTATCGCCGGTATCGCGTTTGCGAACGCTTTCCTCGGCGTGTGTCACTCCATGGCACACAAGCTGGGTTCACAGTTCCACATTCCGCATGGTCTGGCGAACGCCCTGCTGATTTCTAACGTTATCCGCTATAACGCGAACGATAACCCGACCAAGCAGACCGCTTTCAGCCAGTATGACCGTCCGCAGGCGCGTCGCCGTTATGCTGAAGTGGCTGACCATCTGGGTCTCACTGCACCGGGCGACCGTACCGCAGCGAAAATTGAGAAACTGCTGGCATGGCTGGAAAGCATCAAAGCTGAACTGGGTATTCCGAAATCTATCCGTGAAGCAGGCGTTCAGGAAGCCGACTTCCTGGCCCATGTTGATAAACTGTCTGAAGATGCCTTCGATGACCAGTGTACTGGCGCTAACCCGCGCTACCCGCTGATTGCCGAGCTGAAACAGATCCTGCTGGATAGCTTCTACGGCCGTGAATACAAGGAAGGTGCTGAAGCTGTAAAAGCTGAAGCCGCTCCTGTCGCGAAAGCTGACAAAAAAGCCAAGAAAACGGTTTAA
- a CDS encoding YchE family NAAT transporter produces MLFDLPTFFKFFIGLFALVNPVGIIPVFISMTSYQTAAARNKTNLTANLSVAIILWTSLFLGDAILQIFGISIDSFRIAGGILVVTIAMSMISGKLGEDKQNKQEKSETAIRESIGVVPLALPLMAGPGAISSTIVWGTRYHSWQYMLGFTVAIALFAACCWGVFRLAPWLVRLLGQTGINVITRIMGLLLMALGIEFIVTGIKALFPGLVS; encoded by the coding sequence ATGCTGTTTGATTTGCCAACCTTTTTTAAGTTCTTTATTGGGCTGTTCGCACTGGTAAACCCGGTGGGCATCATTCCCGTCTTCATTAGTATGACGAGCTATCAGACCGCGGCGGCGCGCAATAAAACCAATCTGACGGCAAACCTCTCCGTGGCCATTATTCTCTGGACATCGCTGTTTCTCGGTGATGCCATACTGCAGATTTTCGGCATCTCGATTGACTCCTTCCGCATCGCTGGCGGTATTCTGGTTGTCACCATTGCGATGTCGATGATTAGCGGGAAACTGGGCGAGGATAAGCAGAATAAGCAAGAGAAGTCAGAAACGGCGATCCGTGAAAGCATCGGCGTCGTACCACTGGCATTACCACTGATGGCGGGCCCGGGGGCAATCAGTTCAACTATCGTATGGGGTACGCGTTACCACAGCTGGCAATATATGCTGGGCTTTACGGTCGCCATCGCGCTTTTCGCGGCATGTTGCTGGGGGGTGTTTCGCCTCGCGCCGTGGCTGGTTCGCCTTCTGGGGCAGACGGGCATTAACGTCATCACCCGTATCATGGGGCTATTGTTGATGGCGCTGGGCATTGAATTTATCGTGACAGGGATTAAAGCGCTCTTTCCGGGCCTGGTAAGTTAG